atagaagttaaataagcagggtgacaatatacagccttgatgtacttcttttcatatttggaatcagtctgttgttccatgtccagttctaactgttgcttcctgacctgcatataggttgctcaagaggcaggtcaggtggtctggtattcccatctctttcagaattttccacagtttattgtgacccacacagtcaaaggctttggcatagtcaataaagcagaaatagatgtttttctggaactctcttgcctttttcatGATCTATACATGCAATATGGTGTGTGTgtcacacatatatgcatatataatgcaatatggtgtgtgtgtgtatatatcacatatatagatatatacatatacaatatggcatgtgtgtatatatcacatatatatacatatatacatgcaataTGGTGTGtgtcaagtatatatatatgtgtacatggtatatggtgtgtgtgtatcacatatatatatacatatatatgcaatatggtgtgtgtgtatatatcacatatatatacatatatacatacaatatgtgtgcgtatatatatcacatatatacatacaatatggtgtgtgtatatatatcacatatatagatatatacatggaATATGGTGTGTgtatcacatatatataatatatacatgcaaTATGGTGTGtgtcacatatatatatgtatatacatacagtatggtgtgtgtgtatatatcacatatatatacatatatacatgcaataTGGTGTGtgtcaagtatatatatatacatgtgtacatggtatatggtgtgtgtgtatatatcacatatatatatacatgcaataTGGTGTGtgtcaagtatatatatatatatacatgtgtacatggtatatggtatgtgtgtgtatatatcacacatatatatacatatatacatgcaataTGGTGTGtgtcaagtatatatatatgtgtacatggtatatggtgtgtgtgtatcacatatatatatacatatatatgcaatatggtgtgtgtgtatatatcacatatatatacatatatacatacaatatgtgtgcgtatatatatcacatatatacacatatatacatacaatatggtgtgtgtatatatatcacatatatagatatatacatggaATATGGTGTGTgtatcacatatatataatatatacatggaATATGGTGTgtgtcacatatatatatacatatatacatacagtatGGTGTGtgtcaagtatatatatatatatatacatgtgtacatggtatatggtgtgtgtgtgtgtatatcacacatatatacatgcaatatggggtgtgtgtgtatatcacatatatacacatatacacatacaatatggtgtgtgtgtcacatatatatatgtaatgtgtGTGTCTATATCACACGTGCATATACCATAGGACATCGGCGCTCCCGCGAACGTGTGTGTGCACCCGTGACGCTCCCGTGTGTCCGCCCCTCTCCCAGGACAGCCCGTCCTCCGGCGCCTCTCACCTGCCCGGTACCCCCCCTTTCCCTCCTTGTCTTGCAGATCGGCACCCCGTATCCCGAGGCCACCCCCAACGGCCGCAGCATGGACGTGAACATGACGCGCCCGGACAACGCCACCATCCTGATGCTGCGCGACCCGGCCATCGCGGTGGTGCTGCCCGTGGTGTACTCGCTGGTGGCGCTGGTGAGCATCCCGGGCAACCTGTTCTCGCTGTGGGTGCTCTGCCGGCACATCGGGCCCAAGACGCCGTCGGTCATCTTCATGATCAACCTGAGCGTCACGGACCTCATGCTGGCCTGCGTGCTGCCGTTCCAGATCTACTACCACTGCAACGGCAACCACTGGGTGTTCGGCGTGCTGCTCTGCAACGCCGTCACCGTGGCCTTCTACGCCAACATGTACTCGTCCATCCTCACCATGACCTGCATCAGCGTGGACCGCTTCCTGGGCGTCGTGTACCCGCTGGCGTCCGCACGCTGGCGCCGCCGCCGCTACGCGCTGGCTGCGTGCGCCGCcgcgtggctgctgctgctggcggCGCTGTCCCCGCTGGCGCGCACCGACCTCACCTACGCCGTGGACGCGCTGGGCATCGTCACCTGCTTCGACGTGCTCAAGTCCAACATGCTGCCCAGCGTGGCCATGTGGGCCGCCTTCCTCTTCACGCTCTTCGTCGTGCTCTTCCTCATCCCCTTCGTGGTCACCGTGGCCTGCTACACCGCCACCATCCTGACGCTGCTGCGCTCCGCCGACCGCCACGGCCGCGCGCAGCGGCGCCGCGCCGTCTCCCTGGCCGCCGTGGTGCTGTTCGCCTTCGTCGCCTGCTTCGCCCCCAACAACTTCGTGCTCCTGGTGCACATGGTCAGCCGCCTCTTCCTGGGCCGCAGCTACTACCACATCTACAAGCTCACGCTCTGCCTCAGCTGCCTCAACAACTGCCTGGACCCCTTCGTCTACTACTTCGCGTCCAGCGAGTTCCAGCTGCGCCTCCGCGACTACCTGGGCTACGGCCCGCTGCCCGCCGCCGACAGCCCCGACAGCCGCCACGAGAGCCTCTTCTCCGGGCGGACCCTGTCCGCGCGCTCCGTGGACGGGCAGGAGGCGCCCGAGAGGCCCAGCGTGAAACGGCAGGAGAGCGTGTTCTGAGACAGGCACTCCTCATCGCGAGTGGAGCGGGGGGCGTTGAAGGACACCAGGCGTCTTTGGGGCCTGTTTTCCGTCACTCTGGGTGCGCTGGGATTCAGCCGGACCACGCTGGACGGGAGCCTTCTCTGCCTGCCGCCTCCCCGCCGACCGCCCCCAGCCACAGCAGGTCCTCCTGGGGTCTGCGGTGGttcctggcctgacccctgcGATCCTTTGAGGACCGGGCGAGACCAGCGAGCACACGAACCCGCAGCAGCCCCCCGCAGCTGTGAGGTTTTGAAAAGATGATGGACCGCAGTTCCTGGAGCGCCGGGGATGCTGAGACAGCAGGTCGTCAGGCTCTGCCTGAAATAACCTCTGTGCATGACAGGGAGAAGCATAGGATAAGTTCAGGGTTCCctcgggggggtggggtggggggatggagaagaaaacagctctGAAGCCTGTAAGGTGACACCTGGCAGGGGCCAGTGGGGAGGGGCTCAGGGAGACCCCCAGGGCAGGGTGGCTGCAAAGCAGGTGACATCCCCCCCATCAGACCTCAGAGATGTTGGTGGGATTGTGAGCCGATGTTAACGCGAGCAGTTGGTCCCCCGACGTCATTGCTTGGGAATGAGAACCACACACGCGTGTGGCGGAGTGGATGGTGTCCCAACCCTGCAAATCCACGTCTGCCCGGAATATCAGAGTGTGACCTACAGGATCAGGGTGGCCCTAGACCCCGTGACAGGGTCCTTAAAAGACACCAAAGAGGAGAGACACGGACACAGAGGAGAATCCACGTGGACATGGAagcagagatgggagggaggcggCCACCAGCCCAGAGACTGACGCCCGGAGCCCTCAGAAGCCGGAAGAGGCGGGGAGGACCCTCCCCTGGAGActctgcagggagctcagccctgggacaccctgacctcagacgcgtGGTCCCCGGGACTCGGGGAGGATGGACGCCTGTCTGGGGCGTTAAGCCCCTCATTTATACAACCGTCACGGCTGCCCTAGGAGACCCCTACAGTCTGCAATTCTGAGACTGGGCCTCTGGCCACTGGCCGGGTGATTCTAGGGGTCGCAGTGCCTGATGCTGGCTCCCGGGGCGGGACCTGCATAGGGCAGTCCATGCTCTTGGCGAGGAGAAGGACTCGCCTGGGGGTCCCATccatcc
This DNA window, taken from Bubalus kerabau isolate K-KA32 ecotype Philippines breed swamp buffalo chromosome X, PCC_UOA_SB_1v2, whole genome shotgun sequence, encodes the following:
- the P2RY8 gene encoding P2Y purinoceptor 8, whose product is MDVNMTRPDNATILMLRDPAIAVVLPVVYSLVALVSIPGNLFSLWVLCRHIGPKTPSVIFMINLSVTDLMLACVLPFQIYYHCNGNHWVFGVLLCNAVTVAFYANMYSSILTMTCISVDRFLGVVYPLASARWRRRRYALAACAAAWLLLLAALSPLARTDLTYAVDALGIVTCFDVLKSNMLPSVAMWAAFLFTLFVVLFLIPFVVTVACYTATILTLLRSADRHGRAQRRRAVSLAAVVLFAFVACFAPNNFVLLVHMVSRLFLGRSYYHIYKLTLCLSCLNNCLDPFVYYFASSEFQLRLRDYLGYGPLPAADSPDSRHESLFSGRTLSARSVDGQEAPERPSVKRQESVF